Proteins found in one Anopheles aquasalis chromosome 3, idAnoAquaMG_Q_19, whole genome shotgun sequence genomic segment:
- the LOC126575689 gene encoding putative uncharacterized protein DDB_G0288537 gives MSSPADNGSCHGNDNPPLYHSTERMMPLGFSTPQQNRSETRNYYSAQPKHMLPRSRGGGYQNRNRFGQTQQHSNQDRSSFSPMDNAGEQQAGQNYGRNWRGQHQNRHQNYSGQRRHQNHHQHHQKTTIYRIEDYLHPSMLEDPWEYLSRKGHKNDKDTAEADPTLDGLK, from the exons ATGTCGTCTCCAGCTGATAATGGATCGTGCCATGGAAACGATAATCCTCCTTTGTATCACAGCACCGAGCGGATGATGCCGTTGGGATTCAGCACACCGCAACAGAACCGATCAGAAACCCGGAATTATTATTCCGCTCAACCGAAACATATGCTACCTCGGTCTCGCGGTGGAGGATACCAGAACCGTAATCGTTTTGGAcaaacacagcagcacagcaaccAGGACAGGTCCAGCTTTTCACCGATGGATAACGCAGGTGAGCAGCAGGCTGGCCAGAACTACGGTCGGAATTGGAGGGGGCAGCACCAAAATCGGCATCAGAATTACAGTGGTCAACGACGGCAccaaaaccatcatcagcatcatcaa aAAACGACGATCTACAGGATTGAGGACTACTTGCACCCGTCGATGCTGGAGGATCCATGGGAATATCTATCGCGGAAGGGCCAtaaaaatgacaaagatacagCGGAAGCAGACCCTACGCTCGATGGACTGAAATAG